In Lapillicoccus jejuensis, the DNA window ACGGGCGCGAGGAACGACGGCAGCAGGAACTGCTCGCCGACGTTGGCCGAGAAGGCGCCGCTCGTCACCGCGAGGAGGAAGCCGGCGAGCCCGCACAGCAGGCCCGACAAGGCGTGGGCCTGGATCGTGCGGCGCGCGACGGGGATGCCGGAGAGCAGCGCGGCGCGCGGGCTGGAGCCGGTCATGAGGATCTCGCGGCCCAGGCGCGAGAAGCGGAAGAGGACGCCGACCGCGACGAGCGCGACGAGCGCGATGGGGACGACGAGCGGCACCGGCGGCCCGCAGACGTCGCCGGCGCAGTAGTCCTGGAAGGTGTCCGAGCGCAGGGCGTCCATCCCGTCGGGGTGGACGCTGAAGGCGACGCCGTTGGCGAACCAGCCGTAGAGCAGCGACACCAGGCCGAGCAGGCCGAAGTCGAGGGCGAGCGTGACGACGAAGGAGTTGACCCCCGTCCAGGTGATGATGCCGCCGGCCAGCGCCCCGACGAGGGCGCCGACGACGAGACCGACGAGCAGGCCGACGAGCAGCGGGGCGTGCAGGACGTCGTACGTGAAGCCGGTGGCGAAGGCGGACAGGGCGGCCATCCGGCCCACCGCGAGGTTCATGTGCCCCAGCGAGAGGACGGCGAGCTGGGCCAGCCCGACGACGACGAAGACGCTGATGTCGGACTGCATCGGGACCAGCGTGAGGTCGACGTCGAGGAAGGAGGGCCGCAGCGCGGTGAAGACCCCTCCGACGACGAGGACGAGCAGCACGAGGCCGATCCGGGGGTTGGCCCACCAGGGCAGGCCCCGGCGGGCGGTCGTCGCGGCGGGCGGCGACGCGGCGGCGGGTGGGGTGGTGGTCGGCGGGGTGCCGGTGGTCGTCATCGCACTCTCATCCGGTCGAGGGCGTCCCGGTCCCAGTCGATGCCGAGGCCGGGGGTGGTCGGGACGACGGCGTACCCGTCGTCCACGGTGAGCTCGGTCGTCGTGACGGTCCGCAGCTGGGGGATGTACTCGAGGTAGCGGCTGTTGGTGACCGCTCCGCACAGGCCGACGTGCAGCTCCATGAGGAAGTGCGGGGCGACCTCGACGCCGTGGGCCTCGGCCGCGTGGGCGACCTTGAGCCACGGGGTGATCCCGCCGACGCGGGCGACGTCCGGCTGCACGAAGCCGGCCGCCCCGCGGGCGAGGTACTGCGCGAACTGGCCGACCGAGTACATCGACTCGCCGACCGCGACGGGGACGCTCGTGGCCCGGGCGAGCTGCTCGTGGCCGAGGACGTCCTCGGCCCGCAGCGGCTCCTCGAACCACAGGACGCCGACCTCCTCGAGGGCCGGCGCGCGGCGGACGGCCTCGGCGAGGGTGAAGGCCTGGTTGGCGTCGACCATGAGGTCGCGGTGCGGGCCGATGGCCTCGCGGACGGCGCGGAGCCGCTCGGCGTCCTCGGCCGGGGAGGCCTTGCCCACCTTGATCTTCACGCCGCGGTCACCGGCGGCGACGGCCTTCTCCGCGCCGGCGACGAGCTCGTCGACGGTGAGGTGCAGCCAGCCGATCTCGGTGTTGTAGAGCGGGATCCGCGACTTGGCTCCCCCGGCCGCCGTCGCCAGGGGCTGCCCGAGGACCCGGCAGCGTCGGTCCCACAGGGCCGTGTCGACGGCGGCCAG includes these proteins:
- a CDS encoding ABC transporter permease, with the protein product MTTTGTPPTTTPPAAASPPAATTARRGLPWWANPRIGLVLLVLVVGGVFTALRPSFLDVDLTLVPMQSDISVFVVVGLAQLAVLSLGHMNLAVGRMAALSAFATGFTYDVLHAPLLVGLLVGLVVGALVGALAGGIITWTGVNSFVVTLALDFGLLGLVSLLYGWFANGVAFSVHPDGMDALRSDTFQDYCAGDVCGPPVPLVVPIALVALVAVGVLFRFSRLGREILMTGSSPRAALLSGIPVARRTIQAHALSGLLCGLAGFLLAVTSGAFSANVGEQFLLPSFLAPVLGGTLLAGGAVSVLGTLLGAVLNAVIQKGLNLLQFEVDQLQVYLGVVLLLALSLDRVRHVLADRRGVRA
- a CDS encoding mandelate racemase/muconate lactonizing enzyme family protein, which produces MTTSRRPARVTAARTLLVDLPVETPRTDASQSFLKQETVLVELETDDGASGLGYSYTIGTGGTAVVALLKDYLLPQLLGQDPDQVEACWRRLYDATRATAVGAITSLALAAVDTALWDRRCRVLGQPLATAAGGAKSRIPLYNTEIGWLHLTVDELVAGAEKAVAAGDRGVKIKVGKASPAEDAERLRAVREAIGPHRDLMVDANQAFTLAEAVRRAPALEEVGVLWFEEPLRAEDVLGHEQLARATSVPVAVGESMYSVGQFAQYLARGAAGFVQPDVARVGGITPWLKVAHAAEAHGVEVAPHFLMELHVGLCGAVTNSRYLEYIPQLRTVTTTELTVDDGYAVVPTTPGLGIDWDRDALDRMRVR